The following coding sequences lie in one Elusimicrobiota bacterium genomic window:
- a CDS encoding septum formation initiator family protein yields the protein MAIKGRTQFSAGVYIIFAIAVFIAIFSAPAVRTIIAHRQRLPVLRVEYSKLEQENIALRQKMCDLQNNGFVIECHARELGLVKPGEKVYRVSVETN from the coding sequence ATGGCAATAAAAGGCAGGACACAGTTTTCAGCAGGGGTTTATATTATATTCGCGATTGCTGTGTTCATAGCAATATTTTCCGCACCGGCTGTACGTACAATTATAGCGCATCGCCAGAGGTTGCCGGTCCTGCGGGTGGAGTATAGTAAGCTTGAACAAGAAAATATTGCATTACGGCAGAAAATGTGTGATTTACAGAATAACGGTTTTGTGATTGAGTGCCATGCGCGGGAGCTTGGGTTAGTGAAACCCGGTGAAAAAGTTTACCGCGTATCAGTTGAAACGAATTAA